From a single Adhaeribacter swui genomic region:
- a CDS encoding DUF4406 domain-containing protein, with amino-acid sequence MEKPLMILVAGPYRSGTNDEPEKIAANVKHMTDVALELYQCGHLPVLGEWFALPLVEAAGSKQTGDEIFKAIFHPVAIRLISKCDAVLRIGGSSNGADEMVKVGQEQGKLIFYNLAEVPGLG; translated from the coding sequence ATGGAAAAGCCTTTAATGATATTGGTAGCCGGGCCGTACCGCTCCGGCACGAACGACGAACCGGAAAAAATAGCCGCCAACGTAAAACACATGACCGACGTAGCCTTGGAACTTTACCAATGTGGCCATTTACCGGTGCTCGGCGAATGGTTTGCTTTGCCTTTAGTAGAAGCTGCCGGCTCCAAACAAACCGGTGATGAAATATTTAAAGCTATTTTTCACCCGGTAGCTATCCGGTTAATTAGTAAATGTGATGCCGTGTTGCGCATTGGCGGATCTTCAAACGGCGCCGACGAAATGGTGAAAGTAGGGCAGGAACAAGGTAAGTTAATTTTCTATAACCTAGCCGAGGTACCCGGTTTGGGATAA